The following coding sequences are from one Brienomyrus brachyistius isolate T26 chromosome 15, BBRACH_0.4, whole genome shotgun sequence window:
- the usp1 gene encoding ubiquitin carboxyl-terminal hydrolase 1 isoform X2, with protein sequence MLLWRLGEAARSAAAGTEQKIVKTVSQKAAYSFLKAVFKRLHENVYLLALLGSVAEHERKMTGLHGEGGPAAVGSPVKKNRLSLKFFQKKDTKRTLDFSESRTEEQKPPEQDEADSCDQVVPGPTPAPLTCENRENLVPFVGLNNLGNTCYLNSILQVLYYCPGFKDAIKVLYNLSKKKEKPKQDADNEQEGAEEAIPMNIELLGSFHSLIISMEQLQSSFLLNPKKYSDGELAIPPRRLLNTLRQLNPMYEGYLQHDAQEVLRCILGYIQEACESIQKEHEMTSQPQDLEADCPGSKMEEERHATTEETLNAGEAWVNCGQEGNAENQIPRKRKSDTEAGNARKKSKSIQVKSETEEPLHFTRSKRRTSGDISIEHTQDGIEGAGDLESSKVTTRRQKRPRLSWLKPSGKQTSIFSKFRLRGRISSHVGSNTKQEKGDSSLPEKDKDAVGAWGEDEKLQSMKIKSQSKENSCFDLMEHLFQGQLVLRTRCLECECFTERREDFQDISVPVQEDEPCRLEDDSEVSPDPKQESKTLKWALSQFASVERIVGEDKYFCETCHHYTEAERSLLFDKTPEVVTIHLKCFAANSSEIDPYAGLSKVNTPLHTPLRLSLEEWCTQPSKEYELFAVVMHSGVTISSGHYTTYVKMMDLKDMKVELDEGPRADSPNAVAPAYRERNYDDGEVSFSLSGKANVTTGKIGAKKPTDGVGLLGGQKSVSSFELGSKQANPDKAGSVMGECTKGEPRSAQGHQAGVKCEDESRDTSEADVVSMETSKDLAQHNLMGYEGKWMLFDDSEVRLFEEKDFLNGCSPETCTTSTPYLLFYKKVQE encoded by the exons ATGTTACTTTGGCGGCTCGGCGAGGCCGCGCGCTCTGCAGCTGCCGGCACAGAACAGAAGATCGTGAAAACTGTCAGCCAGAAAGCGGCTTATTCTTTTTTAAAAGCAGTTTTTAAAAGATTACATGAAAATGTCTACTTACTCG CGCTGTTGGGATCCGTCGCCGAGCACGAGCGTAAGATGACTGGCCTGCACGGCGAGGGCGGCCCGGCCGCGGTCGGGAGTCCCGTCAAGAAGAACAGACTCTCTCTCAagttcttccagaagaaggaCACCAAGCGCACTTTGGACTTTTCCGAGTCACGGACGGAGGAGCAGAAGCCCCCGGAACAGGACGAGGCTGACAG ctgtgACCAGGTCGTACCTGGGCCAACACCTGCTCCTCTTACTTGTGAGAACAGAGAGAACCTGGTTCCTTTTGTTGGTCTGAATAATCTGGGGAACACCTGCTATCTGAACAGCATCCTGCAG GTGCTTTACTATTGCCCTGGGTTTAAGGATGCCATCAAGGTGCTGTACAACTTATCAAAGAAAAAAGAGAAGCCAAAACAAGATGCTGATAATGAG CAGGAAGGTGCTGAGGAGGCTATACCAATGAACATTGAACTGCTCGGCAGCTTTCACAGCCTCATCATTTCGATGGAGCAGCTCCAATCTAGCTTTCTCCTCAACCCAAAGAAGTACAGTGATGGTGAGCTGGCCATCCCACCCCGGAGACTGCTCAACACACTCAG GCAGCTGAACCCCATGTATGAGGGATATTTGCAGCATGATGCACAGGAGGTGCTGCGGTGCATACTAGGTTACATCCAGGAGGCTTGTGAATCCATTCAAAAGGAGCATGAAATGACAAGCCAGCCTCAGGACTTGGAAGCAGATTGTCCTGGGAGTAAGATGGAAGAGGAGAGGCATGCCACAACAGAGGAGACTTTAAATGCCGGTGAGGCATGGGTGAATTGTGGGCAAGAAGGGAACGCAGAGAACCAGATCCCCAGGAAGAGGAAGAgtgacacagaggcagggaaCGCCAGGAAGAAGTCAAAGTCCATCCAGGTGAAGAGTGAGACAGAGGAGCCATTACATTTCACCCGGTCCAAAAGGAGGACATCGGGTGACATCAGCATAGAACATACCCAGGATGGGATCGAGGGAGCCGGTGATCTGGAGTCTTCGAAGGTGACCACAAGGAGACAGAAGCGGCCCAGGCTGAGCTGGCTGAAGCCCTCAGGCAAACAGACCAGCATATTTTCCAAGTTCCGCCTCAGGGGCAGGATCAGCTCGCATGTAGGATCCAATACCAAGCAGGAGAAGGGAGACTCGTCCTTGCCTGAAAAGGACAAGGATGCCGTGGGAGCCTGGGGTGAAGATGAGAAGCTTCAGTCCATGAAAATCAAATCTCAAAGCAAAG aaaacagctgctttgacCTGATGGAGCACTTGTTTCAGGGCCAGTTGGTCCTGCGCACTCGCTGCCTGGAGTGCGAGTGCTTCACTGAGCGGAGGGAGGACTTCCAGGACATCAGTGTTCCTGTGCAGGAAGACGAGCCCTGCCGGCTCGAAGATGACTCTGAGG TCTCTCCAGATCCCAAGCAGGAGTCAAAGACCCTGAAGTGGGCCCTGTCTCAGTTTGCGTCAGTGGAAAGGATAGTGGGTGAGGACAAGTACTTCTGTGAGACCTGCCATCACTATACTGAAGCGGAGAGGAGCCTCCTGTTCGACAAAACACCAGAGGTTGTGACCATTCATCTCAAGTGTTTTGCTGCCAACAGTTCAGA GATAGACCCATACGCCGGGCTCTCTAAGGTGAACACTCCTCTCCACACCCCGCTCAGGCTGTCCCTGGAGGAGTGGTGCACGCAGCCGTCCAAGGAGTACGAGCTTTTCGCGGTGGTCATGCACAGCGGAGTCACCATCAGCAGCGGACACTATACCACTTACGTCAAGATGATGGACTTGAAGGACATGAAGGTGGAGCTCGATGAAGGTCCGAGGGCAGATTCCCCAAATGCGGTGGCCCCAGCCTACAGGGAGCGGAACTACGATGACGGTGAGGTGTCCTTCAGCCTCAGTGGGAAGGCAAACGTCACCACCGGCAAAATTGGTGCCAAGAAGCCCACCGATGGTGTAGGACTGCTGGGAGGACAAAAGAGTGTCTCCAGCTTCGAGCTGGGGAGCAAGCAGGCTAACCCAGACAAGGCAGGTAGCGTCATGGGAGAGTGTACGAAAGGGGAGCCCAGAAGTGCCCAGGGACACCAAGCAGGGGTGAAGTGTGAGGATGAGAGCAGAGATACCTCTGAAGCAGATGTTGTGTCCATGGAGACCAGCAAAGACCTTGCCCAGCATAACCTAATGGGCTATGAGGGCAAGTGGATGCTGTTTGATGACTCAGAGGTCAGGCTTTTTGAGGAGAAGGACTTCCTGAATGGCTGTTCTCCAGAGACCTGCACAACGTCCACCCCTTATCTTCTATTCTACAAAAAAGTCCAGGAGTGA
- the usp1 gene encoding ubiquitin carboxyl-terminal hydrolase 1 isoform X1, with amino-acid sequence MLLWRLGEAARSAAAGTEQKIVKTVSQKAAYSFLKAVFKRLHENVYLLALLGSVAEHERKMTGLHGEGGPAAVGSPVKKNRLSLKFFQKKDTKRTLDFSESRTEEQKPPEQDEADSCDQVVPGPTPAPLTCENRENLVPFVGLNNLGNTCYLNSILQVLYYCPGFKDAIKVLYNLSKKKEKPKQDADNEQQEGAEEAIPMNIELLGSFHSLIISMEQLQSSFLLNPKKYSDGELAIPPRRLLNTLRQLNPMYEGYLQHDAQEVLRCILGYIQEACESIQKEHEMTSQPQDLEADCPGSKMEEERHATTEETLNAGEAWVNCGQEGNAENQIPRKRKSDTEAGNARKKSKSIQVKSETEEPLHFTRSKRRTSGDISIEHTQDGIEGAGDLESSKVTTRRQKRPRLSWLKPSGKQTSIFSKFRLRGRISSHVGSNTKQEKGDSSLPEKDKDAVGAWGEDEKLQSMKIKSQSKENSCFDLMEHLFQGQLVLRTRCLECECFTERREDFQDISVPVQEDEPCRLEDDSEVSPDPKQESKTLKWALSQFASVERIVGEDKYFCETCHHYTEAERSLLFDKTPEVVTIHLKCFAANSSEIDPYAGLSKVNTPLHTPLRLSLEEWCTQPSKEYELFAVVMHSGVTISSGHYTTYVKMMDLKDMKVELDEGPRADSPNAVAPAYRERNYDDGEVSFSLSGKANVTTGKIGAKKPTDGVGLLGGQKSVSSFELGSKQANPDKAGSVMGECTKGEPRSAQGHQAGVKCEDESRDTSEADVVSMETSKDLAQHNLMGYEGKWMLFDDSEVRLFEEKDFLNGCSPETCTTSTPYLLFYKKVQE; translated from the exons ATGTTACTTTGGCGGCTCGGCGAGGCCGCGCGCTCTGCAGCTGCCGGCACAGAACAGAAGATCGTGAAAACTGTCAGCCAGAAAGCGGCTTATTCTTTTTTAAAAGCAGTTTTTAAAAGATTACATGAAAATGTCTACTTACTCG CGCTGTTGGGATCCGTCGCCGAGCACGAGCGTAAGATGACTGGCCTGCACGGCGAGGGCGGCCCGGCCGCGGTCGGGAGTCCCGTCAAGAAGAACAGACTCTCTCTCAagttcttccagaagaaggaCACCAAGCGCACTTTGGACTTTTCCGAGTCACGGACGGAGGAGCAGAAGCCCCCGGAACAGGACGAGGCTGACAG ctgtgACCAGGTCGTACCTGGGCCAACACCTGCTCCTCTTACTTGTGAGAACAGAGAGAACCTGGTTCCTTTTGTTGGTCTGAATAATCTGGGGAACACCTGCTATCTGAACAGCATCCTGCAG GTGCTTTACTATTGCCCTGGGTTTAAGGATGCCATCAAGGTGCTGTACAACTTATCAAAGAAAAAAGAGAAGCCAAAACAAGATGCTGATAATGAG caGCAGGAAGGTGCTGAGGAGGCTATACCAATGAACATTGAACTGCTCGGCAGCTTTCACAGCCTCATCATTTCGATGGAGCAGCTCCAATCTAGCTTTCTCCTCAACCCAAAGAAGTACAGTGATGGTGAGCTGGCCATCCCACCCCGGAGACTGCTCAACACACTCAG GCAGCTGAACCCCATGTATGAGGGATATTTGCAGCATGATGCACAGGAGGTGCTGCGGTGCATACTAGGTTACATCCAGGAGGCTTGTGAATCCATTCAAAAGGAGCATGAAATGACAAGCCAGCCTCAGGACTTGGAAGCAGATTGTCCTGGGAGTAAGATGGAAGAGGAGAGGCATGCCACAACAGAGGAGACTTTAAATGCCGGTGAGGCATGGGTGAATTGTGGGCAAGAAGGGAACGCAGAGAACCAGATCCCCAGGAAGAGGAAGAgtgacacagaggcagggaaCGCCAGGAAGAAGTCAAAGTCCATCCAGGTGAAGAGTGAGACAGAGGAGCCATTACATTTCACCCGGTCCAAAAGGAGGACATCGGGTGACATCAGCATAGAACATACCCAGGATGGGATCGAGGGAGCCGGTGATCTGGAGTCTTCGAAGGTGACCACAAGGAGACAGAAGCGGCCCAGGCTGAGCTGGCTGAAGCCCTCAGGCAAACAGACCAGCATATTTTCCAAGTTCCGCCTCAGGGGCAGGATCAGCTCGCATGTAGGATCCAATACCAAGCAGGAGAAGGGAGACTCGTCCTTGCCTGAAAAGGACAAGGATGCCGTGGGAGCCTGGGGTGAAGATGAGAAGCTTCAGTCCATGAAAATCAAATCTCAAAGCAAAG aaaacagctgctttgacCTGATGGAGCACTTGTTTCAGGGCCAGTTGGTCCTGCGCACTCGCTGCCTGGAGTGCGAGTGCTTCACTGAGCGGAGGGAGGACTTCCAGGACATCAGTGTTCCTGTGCAGGAAGACGAGCCCTGCCGGCTCGAAGATGACTCTGAGG TCTCTCCAGATCCCAAGCAGGAGTCAAAGACCCTGAAGTGGGCCCTGTCTCAGTTTGCGTCAGTGGAAAGGATAGTGGGTGAGGACAAGTACTTCTGTGAGACCTGCCATCACTATACTGAAGCGGAGAGGAGCCTCCTGTTCGACAAAACACCAGAGGTTGTGACCATTCATCTCAAGTGTTTTGCTGCCAACAGTTCAGA GATAGACCCATACGCCGGGCTCTCTAAGGTGAACACTCCTCTCCACACCCCGCTCAGGCTGTCCCTGGAGGAGTGGTGCACGCAGCCGTCCAAGGAGTACGAGCTTTTCGCGGTGGTCATGCACAGCGGAGTCACCATCAGCAGCGGACACTATACCACTTACGTCAAGATGATGGACTTGAAGGACATGAAGGTGGAGCTCGATGAAGGTCCGAGGGCAGATTCCCCAAATGCGGTGGCCCCAGCCTACAGGGAGCGGAACTACGATGACGGTGAGGTGTCCTTCAGCCTCAGTGGGAAGGCAAACGTCACCACCGGCAAAATTGGTGCCAAGAAGCCCACCGATGGTGTAGGACTGCTGGGAGGACAAAAGAGTGTCTCCAGCTTCGAGCTGGGGAGCAAGCAGGCTAACCCAGACAAGGCAGGTAGCGTCATGGGAGAGTGTACGAAAGGGGAGCCCAGAAGTGCCCAGGGACACCAAGCAGGGGTGAAGTGTGAGGATGAGAGCAGAGATACCTCTGAAGCAGATGTTGTGTCCATGGAGACCAGCAAAGACCTTGCCCAGCATAACCTAATGGGCTATGAGGGCAAGTGGATGCTGTTTGATGACTCAGAGGTCAGGCTTTTTGAGGAGAAGGACTTCCTGAATGGCTGTTCTCCAGAGACCTGCACAACGTCCACCCCTTATCTTCTATTCTACAAAAAAGTCCAGGAGTGA
- the usp1 gene encoding ubiquitin carboxyl-terminal hydrolase 1 isoform X3: protein MTGLHGEGGPAAVGSPVKKNRLSLKFFQKKDTKRTLDFSESRTEEQKPPEQDEADSCDQVVPGPTPAPLTCENRENLVPFVGLNNLGNTCYLNSILQVLYYCPGFKDAIKVLYNLSKKKEKPKQDADNEQQEGAEEAIPMNIELLGSFHSLIISMEQLQSSFLLNPKKYSDGELAIPPRRLLNTLRQLNPMYEGYLQHDAQEVLRCILGYIQEACESIQKEHEMTSQPQDLEADCPGSKMEEERHATTEETLNAGEAWVNCGQEGNAENQIPRKRKSDTEAGNARKKSKSIQVKSETEEPLHFTRSKRRTSGDISIEHTQDGIEGAGDLESSKVTTRRQKRPRLSWLKPSGKQTSIFSKFRLRGRISSHVGSNTKQEKGDSSLPEKDKDAVGAWGEDEKLQSMKIKSQSKENSCFDLMEHLFQGQLVLRTRCLECECFTERREDFQDISVPVQEDEPCRLEDDSEVSPDPKQESKTLKWALSQFASVERIVGEDKYFCETCHHYTEAERSLLFDKTPEVVTIHLKCFAANSSEIDPYAGLSKVNTPLHTPLRLSLEEWCTQPSKEYELFAVVMHSGVTISSGHYTTYVKMMDLKDMKVELDEGPRADSPNAVAPAYRERNYDDGEVSFSLSGKANVTTGKIGAKKPTDGVGLLGGQKSVSSFELGSKQANPDKAGSVMGECTKGEPRSAQGHQAGVKCEDESRDTSEADVVSMETSKDLAQHNLMGYEGKWMLFDDSEVRLFEEKDFLNGCSPETCTTSTPYLLFYKKVQE from the exons ATGACTGGCCTGCACGGCGAGGGCGGCCCGGCCGCGGTCGGGAGTCCCGTCAAGAAGAACAGACTCTCTCTCAagttcttccagaagaaggaCACCAAGCGCACTTTGGACTTTTCCGAGTCACGGACGGAGGAGCAGAAGCCCCCGGAACAGGACGAGGCTGACAG ctgtgACCAGGTCGTACCTGGGCCAACACCTGCTCCTCTTACTTGTGAGAACAGAGAGAACCTGGTTCCTTTTGTTGGTCTGAATAATCTGGGGAACACCTGCTATCTGAACAGCATCCTGCAG GTGCTTTACTATTGCCCTGGGTTTAAGGATGCCATCAAGGTGCTGTACAACTTATCAAAGAAAAAAGAGAAGCCAAAACAAGATGCTGATAATGAG caGCAGGAAGGTGCTGAGGAGGCTATACCAATGAACATTGAACTGCTCGGCAGCTTTCACAGCCTCATCATTTCGATGGAGCAGCTCCAATCTAGCTTTCTCCTCAACCCAAAGAAGTACAGTGATGGTGAGCTGGCCATCCCACCCCGGAGACTGCTCAACACACTCAG GCAGCTGAACCCCATGTATGAGGGATATTTGCAGCATGATGCACAGGAGGTGCTGCGGTGCATACTAGGTTACATCCAGGAGGCTTGTGAATCCATTCAAAAGGAGCATGAAATGACAAGCCAGCCTCAGGACTTGGAAGCAGATTGTCCTGGGAGTAAGATGGAAGAGGAGAGGCATGCCACAACAGAGGAGACTTTAAATGCCGGTGAGGCATGGGTGAATTGTGGGCAAGAAGGGAACGCAGAGAACCAGATCCCCAGGAAGAGGAAGAgtgacacagaggcagggaaCGCCAGGAAGAAGTCAAAGTCCATCCAGGTGAAGAGTGAGACAGAGGAGCCATTACATTTCACCCGGTCCAAAAGGAGGACATCGGGTGACATCAGCATAGAACATACCCAGGATGGGATCGAGGGAGCCGGTGATCTGGAGTCTTCGAAGGTGACCACAAGGAGACAGAAGCGGCCCAGGCTGAGCTGGCTGAAGCCCTCAGGCAAACAGACCAGCATATTTTCCAAGTTCCGCCTCAGGGGCAGGATCAGCTCGCATGTAGGATCCAATACCAAGCAGGAGAAGGGAGACTCGTCCTTGCCTGAAAAGGACAAGGATGCCGTGGGAGCCTGGGGTGAAGATGAGAAGCTTCAGTCCATGAAAATCAAATCTCAAAGCAAAG aaaacagctgctttgacCTGATGGAGCACTTGTTTCAGGGCCAGTTGGTCCTGCGCACTCGCTGCCTGGAGTGCGAGTGCTTCACTGAGCGGAGGGAGGACTTCCAGGACATCAGTGTTCCTGTGCAGGAAGACGAGCCCTGCCGGCTCGAAGATGACTCTGAGG TCTCTCCAGATCCCAAGCAGGAGTCAAAGACCCTGAAGTGGGCCCTGTCTCAGTTTGCGTCAGTGGAAAGGATAGTGGGTGAGGACAAGTACTTCTGTGAGACCTGCCATCACTATACTGAAGCGGAGAGGAGCCTCCTGTTCGACAAAACACCAGAGGTTGTGACCATTCATCTCAAGTGTTTTGCTGCCAACAGTTCAGA GATAGACCCATACGCCGGGCTCTCTAAGGTGAACACTCCTCTCCACACCCCGCTCAGGCTGTCCCTGGAGGAGTGGTGCACGCAGCCGTCCAAGGAGTACGAGCTTTTCGCGGTGGTCATGCACAGCGGAGTCACCATCAGCAGCGGACACTATACCACTTACGTCAAGATGATGGACTTGAAGGACATGAAGGTGGAGCTCGATGAAGGTCCGAGGGCAGATTCCCCAAATGCGGTGGCCCCAGCCTACAGGGAGCGGAACTACGATGACGGTGAGGTGTCCTTCAGCCTCAGTGGGAAGGCAAACGTCACCACCGGCAAAATTGGTGCCAAGAAGCCCACCGATGGTGTAGGACTGCTGGGAGGACAAAAGAGTGTCTCCAGCTTCGAGCTGGGGAGCAAGCAGGCTAACCCAGACAAGGCAGGTAGCGTCATGGGAGAGTGTACGAAAGGGGAGCCCAGAAGTGCCCAGGGACACCAAGCAGGGGTGAAGTGTGAGGATGAGAGCAGAGATACCTCTGAAGCAGATGTTGTGTCCATGGAGACCAGCAAAGACCTTGCCCAGCATAACCTAATGGGCTATGAGGGCAAGTGGATGCTGTTTGATGACTCAGAGGTCAGGCTTTTTGAGGAGAAGGACTTCCTGAATGGCTGTTCTCCAGAGACCTGCACAACGTCCACCCCTTATCTTCTATTCTACAAAAAAGTCCAGGAGTGA